In Sciurus carolinensis chromosome 17, mSciCar1.2, whole genome shotgun sequence, one genomic interval encodes:
- the Diras1 gene encoding GTP-binding protein Di-Ras1, which translates to MPEQSNDYRVVVFGAGGVGKSSLVLRFVKGTFRDTYIPTIEDTYRQVISCDKSVCTLQITDTTGSHQFPAMQRLSISKGHAFILVFSVTSKQSLEELGPIYQLILQIKGSVEDIPVMLVGNKCDETQREVDTREAQALAQQWKCAFMETSAKMNYNVKELFQELLTLETRRSMSLSIDGKRSGRQKRTDRVKGKCTLM; encoded by the coding sequence ATGCCCGAGCAAAGCAACGACTACCGGGTGGTGGTGTTCGGCGCGGGCGGCGTGGGCAAGAGCTCGCTGGTGCTGCGCTTCGTGAAGGGCACGTTCCGCGACACGTACATCCCCACCATCGAGGACACCTACCGGCAGGTGATCAGCTGTGACAAGAGCGTCTGCACGCTGCAGATCACGGACACCACCGGCAGCCACCAGTTCCCGGCCATGCAGCGCCTGTCCATCTCCAAGGGCCACGCCTTCATCCTGGTGTTCTCCGTCACCAGCAAGCAGTCGCTGGAGGAGCTAGGGCCCATCTACCAGCTCATCCTGCAGATCAAGGGCAGCGTGGAGGACATCCCCGTCATGCTGGTGGGGAACAAGTGTGACGAGACGCAGCGGGAGGTGGACACCCGCGAGGCCCAGGCGCTGGCCCAGCAGTGGAAGTGCGCCTTCATGGAGACGTCGGCCAAGATGAACTACAACGTGAAGGAGCTCTTCCAGGAGCTGCTGACGCTGGAGACGCGCCGCAGCATGAGCCTGAGCATCGACGGCAAGCGCTCCGGCAGGCAGAAGAGGACAGACCGGGTCAAGGGCAAGTGCACCCTCATGTGA